The proteins below are encoded in one region of Equus przewalskii isolate Varuska chromosome 1, EquPr2, whole genome shotgun sequence:
- the PYROXD2 gene encoding pyridine nucleotide-disulfide oxidoreductase domain-containing protein 2: MAASGRGLCRAVGASPRPAWRRAHWEARGHLKPEYDAVVIGAGHNGLVAAAYLQRLGVNTAVFERRHVIGGAAVTEEIIPGFKFSRASYLLSLLRPQIYTDLELKKHGLRLHLRNPYSFTPMLEEGTGSKVPRSLLLGTDMVENQKHISQFSPQDAQAFPRYEAFMNRLALAIDPLLDTAPVDMEAFQRGSLLQRLKSLSTLKPLLQAGRILGAQLPEYYQVLTAPITKVLDQWFESEPLKATLATDAVIGAMTSPHTPGSGYVLLHHVMGGLEGMQGAWGYVQGGMGALSAAIASSAAAHGASIFTEKTVAKVQVSSGGHVQGVVLQDGSEVRSKVVLSNASPQITFLKLTPQEWLPEEFVERISQLDTRSPVTKINVAVDRLPDFLAAPSAPGGRPLPHHQCSIHLNCEDTLLLHQAFEDAVGGLPSHRPMIELCIPSSLDPTLAPPGCHVISLFTQYTPYTLAGGKVWDEQERNAYADKVFDCIEAYAPGFKGSVLGRDILTPPDLERIFGLPGGNIFHCAMALDQLYFARPVPLHSGYRSPLQGLYLCGSGAHPGGGVMGAAGRNAAHMVFRDLKSM; this comes from the exons GACACAACGGGCTGGTGGCT GCGGCGTACCTGCAGAGACTGGGGGTGAACACAGCGGTCTTCGAGAGACGCCACGTGATTGGGGGCGCAGCTGTCACTGAGGAGATCATCCCAG GGTTTAAGTTCTCCCGAGCATCCTACCTCCTCAGCCTGCTGAGGCCGCAGATCTACACGGACCTGGAGCTGAAG AAACACGGGTTGAGGCTTCATCTGCGAAACCCCTACTCCTTCACCCCGATGCTGGAAGAGGGCACAGGGAGCAAGGTGCCCAGGTCCCTTctgctgggcacagacatggtggAAAACCAGAAGCACATCTCCCAGTTCTCACCGCAGGATGCCCAG GCCTTTCCCAGATATGAGGCATTCATGAATCGCCTGGCATTAGCCATTGACCCTCTGCTGGACACAGCCCCCGTGGACATGGAGGCCTTCCAGCGGGGGTCCCTGCTGCAAAGGCTCAAGTCGCTCTCCACCCTCAAACCCCTGTTGCAGGCAG GCCGCATCCTGGGCGCCCAGCTACCGGAGTACTACCAGGTCCTCACAGCTCCAATTACCAAG GTGCTGGATCAGTGGTTTGAGTCCGAGCCTCTAAAAGCCACTCTAGCAACAGATGCTGTGATTGGAGCCATGACGAGTCCCCACACTCCGGGGAGTGG GTACGTGCTGCTACATCATGTCATGGGAGGCCTGGAGGGGATGCAGGGGGCCTGGGGCTACGTCCAGGGTGGCATGGGTGCTCTCTCTGCTGCCATCGCAAGCTCAGCCGCCGCGCATGGAGCAAGTATCTTCACTGAAAAG ACGGTGGCCAAGGTGCAGGTGAGCAGCGGCGGGCACGTGCAAGGAGTCGTGCTGCAAGATGGCTCAGAGGTGAGGAGCAAGGTGGTGCTGTCCAACGCGTCACCGCAGATCACCTTCCTGAAGCTGACGCCACAG GAGTGGCTTCCTGAGGAGTTTGTGGAGAGAATCTCCCAGCTGGACACCCGGTCACCTGTTACCAAGATCAACG TGGCTGTCGACAGGCTGCCTGACTTCCTGGCGGCCCCCAGTGCTCCCGGGGGCCGGCCGCTGCCCCATCACCAGTGCTCCATCCACCTGAACTGTGAAGacaccctcctcctccatcagGCCTTTGAAGACGCCGTGGGTGGCCTGCCTTCCCACAG GCCTATGATCGAGCTCTGCATCCCTTCCTCGTTGGACCCCACCCTGGCTCCCCCCGGCTGCCATGTCATCTCCCTCTTCACTCAGTACACTCCCTACACACTGGCTGGGGGCAAGGTCTGGGACGAGCAGGAGAGGAACGCTTATGCGGACAAAG TGTTCGACTGCATTGAGGCCTATGCCCCCGGCTTCAAGGGCTCCGTGCTGGGCAGAGACATCCTCACACCGCCTGACTTGGAGAGAATCTTCGGGCTTCCTGGAGGG AACATATTCCACTGCGCCATGGCCCTGGACCAGCTCTACTTCGCCCGCCCCGTGCCCCTGCACTCCGGCTACCGCAGCCCTCTCCAGGGCCTGTATCTCTGCGGAAGTGGGGCCCATCCTG GAGGAGGTGTCATGGGAGCTGCTGGACGCAATGCAGCCCACATGGTCTTCAGGGACCTCAAGAGCATGTGA